A region of [Bacteroides] pectinophilus DNA encodes the following proteins:
- a CDS encoding ABC transporter ATP-binding protein/permease: MSRLLVYLKDYKKECIFAPLFKMLEALFELFVPLVMAAVIDTGIANSDKPYIIKMCLVLVLLAVVGLTSSITAQFFAAKAATGFATKLRHALFEHIQGLSFSELDTVGTSTLITRITSDINQTQSGVNMVLRLFLRSPFIVFGAMVMAFTINVKAALIFVVTIPLLSIVVFGIMKITMPLYKKVQGLLDNVLGITRENLTGARVIRAFNKEADERKHFEETNESLTSMQKFVGKISALTNPVTYVIINAATLVLLWTGAIQVDGGIITQGAVVALVNYMSQILVELIKLANLIITITKALACANRIEAVFEIKSSQEIAEPAESAYDGHPGNAGSSSSDAVVEFRHVDLAYNSTGESALSDISFKILHGQTVGIIGGTGSGKSSVVNMIPRFYDATGGTVLVDGRDVKTYEFDELRSKIGMVLQKAILFKGTIRENLLWGKKDATDAEIMDALKISQALEFVNKKEEKLDYMVEQGGRNLSGGQKQRLTIARALVKRPEILILDDSASALDFATDAALRQSIAAMPDAPTTFIVSQRAASMMQADQIIVLDDGHIAGIGRHEELLENCHVYQEIYYSQFPKEVAE, encoded by the coding sequence TTTTTGTTCCGCTTGTCATGGCTGCCGTAATTGATACCGGTATCGCCAATTCAGACAAGCCATATATCATTAAGATGTGCCTTGTTCTTGTTCTTCTTGCAGTTGTCGGACTTACCAGTTCGATAACTGCACAGTTTTTTGCTGCCAAAGCTGCGACCGGTTTTGCAACAAAACTTCGCCATGCCCTGTTTGAGCACATTCAGGGCCTTTCCTTCTCTGAACTTGATACTGTCGGCACATCAACACTTATAACAAGAATAACCAGTGATATTAACCAGACACAGTCAGGTGTCAACATGGTTCTGAGACTGTTCCTGCGTTCACCTTTTATCGTATTCGGTGCTATGGTAATGGCATTTACGATAAATGTTAAGGCAGCTCTTATATTTGTTGTGACGATTCCTCTTCTCTCAATCGTTGTATTCGGAATCATGAAAATTACGATGCCTCTGTATAAAAAAGTTCAGGGGCTTCTCGACAATGTCCTTGGCATAACCCGTGAGAATCTTACAGGTGCCCGTGTTATCAGGGCTTTCAACAAAGAAGCAGATGAGCGTAAGCATTTTGAAGAAACCAACGAATCACTTACGTCAATGCAGAAGTTTGTCGGCAAGATATCTGCTCTTACCAATCCGGTTACTTATGTAATCATCAATGCAGCAACCCTTGTACTTCTGTGGACAGGTGCAATCCAGGTAGATGGCGGCATTATTACTCAGGGTGCTGTTGTTGCCCTTGTTAATTACATGTCACAGATTCTTGTGGAGCTCATAAAGCTTGCCAACCTTATAATCACAATAACCAAGGCGCTTGCATGCGCCAACCGTATAGAAGCTGTATTTGAGATTAAGTCAAGCCAGGAGATTGCTGAACCTGCCGAGTCAGCATATGACGGTCATCCAGGTAATGCCGGAAGTAGTTCATCAGATGCAGTTGTTGAGTTCAGGCATGTAGACCTTGCGTACAACTCAACAGGCGAAAGTGCATTGTCAGATATAAGCTTTAAGATTCTTCATGGACAGACTGTCGGTATCATCGGAGGTACCGGTTCAGGTAAATCTTCGGTTGTCAACATGATTCCGCGTTTTTACGATGCAACCGGCGGTACAGTTCTTGTTGACGGACGCGATGTCAAGACTTATGAATTCGATGAACTCCGCAGCAAGATAGGCATGGTTCTCCAGAAGGCCATCCTCTTCAAGGGAACTATCCGCGAGAATCTTCTCTGGGGCAAGAAGGATGCCACAGATGCTGAGATTATGGATGCGCTGAAGATATCACAGGCACTTGAATTTGTTAATAAAAAAGAAGAAAAGCTTGACTATATGGTTGAGCAGGGAGGCAGGAATCTCTCAGGCGGCCAGAAGCAGCGTCTTACAATTGCCCGTGCTCTTGTAAAGCGTCCTGAGATTCTTATTCTTGATGACAGTGCATCAGCGCTTGACTTTGCTACTGATGCGGCACTCCGCCAGTCGATAGCCGCTATGCCTGATGCGCCAACAACATTTATCGTATCACAGCGTGCAGCTTCAATGATGCAGGCCGACCAGATAATTGTTCTTGATGACGGACATATTGCAGGCATCGGAAGGCATGAAGAGC